Proteins encoded together in one Pseudoroseomonas cervicalis window:
- the fliM gene encoding flagellar motor switch protein FliM produces MARAAEARQDGAEGADDAWGEALAAAVGPAAAPPPPAPEPARVLSQAEIDSLLGFGDGGEEDDESATGIEKVIARGLVSYERLPMLEIVFDRLVRIMSTSLRNFTSDNVEVSIEGITSLRFGDYLNTIPLPAMLVVFKAEEWDNYGLVVVDSALIYSVVDVLLGGRRGTTAMRIEGRPYTTIERGLIERLTEVVLKDLSEAFGPLAEVEFRFERLEVNPRFAAISRPSNAAVLARLRVDMESRGGQLQLLLPYATLEPVRELLLQQFMGEKFGRDSIWETHLAEELRQTEVALDVVLDEQTMRLSDVVRLQVGDLITLGVGPGAPVRLRCGDTSLFEGQVGGRKGRLAVRIDRAMPRQTDGLREPARPGRDIAERAGGML; encoded by the coding sequence CTGGCCCGCGCCGCCGAGGCGCGGCAGGACGGCGCCGAGGGCGCCGACGATGCCTGGGGCGAGGCGCTGGCCGCCGCCGTCGGCCCCGCCGCCGCGCCGCCGCCGCCCGCGCCGGAGCCCGCCCGGGTGCTCAGCCAGGCCGAGATCGACAGCCTGCTCGGCTTCGGCGATGGCGGCGAGGAGGATGACGAATCCGCCACCGGCATCGAGAAGGTGATCGCGCGCGGCCTGGTCTCCTATGAGCGTCTGCCGATGCTCGAGATCGTCTTCGACCGTCTCGTGCGCATCATGTCGACCAGCCTGCGCAACTTCACCTCGGACAATGTCGAGGTGTCGATCGAGGGCATCACCAGCCTGCGCTTCGGCGACTATCTGAACACCATCCCGCTGCCGGCCATGCTGGTCGTGTTCAAGGCGGAGGAATGGGACAATTACGGCCTGGTGGTGGTCGATTCGGCGCTGATCTACTCGGTGGTCGACGTGCTGCTGGGCGGCCGCCGCGGCACCACCGCCATGCGCATCGAGGGCCGGCCCTACACCACCATCGAGCGCGGCCTGATCGAGCGGCTGACCGAGGTGGTGCTGAAGGACCTGTCCGAGGCCTTCGGCCCGCTGGCCGAGGTCGAGTTCCGCTTCGAGCGGCTGGAGGTCAATCCGCGCTTCGCCGCCATCTCCCGCCCCTCCAACGCCGCCGTGCTGGCGCGGCTGCGCGTCGACATGGAGAGCCGCGGCGGCCAGCTGCAGCTGCTGCTGCCCTATGCCACGTTGGAGCCGGTGCGCGAGCTGCTGCTGCAGCAATTCATGGGCGAGAAGTTCGGCCGCGACAGCATCTGGGAGACCCACCTGGCCGAGGAGCTGCGGCAGACCGAGGTCGCCCTCGACGTGGTGCTGGACGAGCAGACCATGCGGCTCTCCGACGTGGTGCGGCTGCAGGTGGGCGACCTGATCACGCTGGGCGTCGGCCCCGGCGCGCCGGTGCGGCTGCGCTGCGGCGACACCTCGCTGTTCGAGGGCCAGGTGGGCGGCCGCAAGGGCCGCCTCGCCGTGCGCATCGACCGCGCCATGCCGCGCCAGACGGACGGGCTGCGCGAGCCGGCGCGGCCCGGCCGCGACATCGCCGAGCGGGCGGGAGGGATGCTATGA
- a CDS encoding flagellar basal body P-ring protein FlgI, with product MRRPAPLFRPALRAGRAVLLGLALALGLAGAAAAQPGGSVRVKDIADIEGVRDNQLVGYGLVVGLNGTGDRLRNAVFTRQSLIGVLERLGVNTRDQENRLDTRNVAAVMVTANLPAFARNGSRVDITVSALGDSTNLGGGTLVVTPLHGADGEVYAVAQGSVATGAISARGAAASVTRGVPTSGRIPNGAIVEREVPFAFGNKPTLRLALRNPDLTTARRIAAAINRVAGAGAAAANDPRTVTVSLVGRDPVGFATEIEQLRVEPDQAARVVIEEASGTIVMGANVRISTVAIAQGNLTIRVTEAPQVVQPNALAGGQTAVVPRTGIEVDDQSERRLGILQSGVSLQDLVRGLNNLGVGPRDMISILQTIKAAGALQAQLEVR from the coding sequence ATGCGCCGCCCGGCTCCCCTCTTCCGCCCCGCCTTGCGCGCCGGCCGCGCTGTGCTGCTCGGCCTGGCGCTGGCGCTCGGCCTCGCGGGGGCGGCGGCGGCGCAGCCGGGCGGCAGCGTGCGGGTCAAGGACATCGCCGATATCGAGGGGGTGCGCGACAACCAGCTGGTGGGCTACGGCCTGGTGGTCGGGCTGAACGGCACCGGCGACCGGCTGCGCAACGCCGTCTTCACCCGGCAATCGCTGATCGGCGTGCTGGAGCGACTCGGCGTCAACACGCGCGACCAGGAGAACCGGCTCGACACCCGCAATGTCGCCGCCGTCATGGTCACCGCCAATCTGCCCGCCTTCGCGCGCAATGGCAGCCGGGTCGACATCACCGTCTCGGCGCTGGGCGATTCGACCAATCTCGGCGGCGGCACGCTGGTGGTGACGCCGCTGCACGGCGCCGATGGCGAGGTCTATGCCGTGGCGCAGGGCTCGGTCGCGACCGGCGCCATCTCGGCGCGCGGCGCCGCGGCCTCCGTCACCCGCGGCGTGCCGACCTCGGGCCGCATCCCGAACGGCGCCATCGTCGAGCGCGAGGTGCCCTTCGCCTTCGGCAACAAGCCGACGCTGCGGCTGGCGCTGCGCAATCCGGACCTGACCACGGCGCGGCGCATCGCGGCGGCCATCAACCGCGTGGCCGGCGCCGGCGCCGCCGCCGCCAACGACCCGCGCACCGTCACCGTCTCGCTGGTCGGGCGCGACCCGGTGGGCTTCGCCACCGAGATCGAGCAGCTGCGCGTCGAGCCCGACCAGGCGGCGCGCGTGGTGATCGAGGAGGCCTCGGGCACCATCGTCATGGGCGCCAATGTGCGCATCAGCACGGTGGCCATCGCCCAGGGCAACCTGACCATCCGCGTCACCGAGGCGCCGCAGGTGGTGCAGCCCAATGCGCTGGCCGGCGGCCAGACCGCGGTGGTGCCGCGCACCGGCATCGAGGTGGACGACCAGTCGGAACGCCGCCTCGGCATCCTGCAATCCGGCGTGTCGCTGCAGGATCTGGTGCGGGGCCTGAACAATCTGGGCGTCGGCCCGCGCGACATGATCTCGATCCTGCAGACCATCAAGGCCGCCGGCGCGCTGCAGGCGCAGCTGGAGGTGCGCTGA
- a CDS encoding rod-binding protein yields the protein MADISKPVGLSPAGLPQTGLPAAPAAPRGQSLPEMRKAAEQFEAQVLGALLQPVFATLPSSGPFSGGAAEAQWRPMLVEEYGRSLTRAGGVGIAGQVLQEMLRLQARSRGESE from the coding sequence ATGGCTGACATCTCGAAGCCCGTCGGGCTGTCTCCTGCGGGCCTGCCGCAGACCGGCCTGCCGGCCGCCCCCGCGGCGCCGCGCGGCCAGTCCCTGCCCGAGATGCGCAAGGCGGCCGAGCAGTTCGAGGCGCAGGTGCTGGGCGCGCTGCTGCAGCCGGTCTTCGCCACCCTGCCCAGCAGCGGCCCGTTCAGCGGCGGCGCCGCCGAGGCGCAATGGCGGCCGATGCTGGTCGAGGAGTATGGCCGCAGCTTGACGCGGGCCGGCGGTGTCGGCATCGCGGGTCAGGTGCTGCAGGAGATGCTGCGGCTGCAGGCCCGCAGCAGGGGAGAAAGCGAATGA
- a CDS encoding flagellar basal body protein yields the protein MSGRPSDPLALAGQRLNWLEQRQKVLAQNIANANSPGYQPRDLQPFEELVQRAGATAPLARTDARHIPARTEMQGRVDRKIAERSPDGNAVSLEEQALKVAATDQAHGLAVNLHRSWTGLFRAALGRGG from the coding sequence ATGAGCGGTCGCCCTTCCGATCCCCTGGCCCTGGCCGGACAGCGGCTGAACTGGCTGGAGCAGCGCCAGAAGGTGCTGGCCCAGAACATCGCCAATGCCAATTCGCCGGGCTACCAGCCGCGCGACCTGCAGCCCTTCGAGGAACTGGTGCAGCGCGCCGGCGCCACGGCGCCGCTGGCCCGCACCGATGCCCGCCACATCCCGGCCCGCACCGAGATGCAGGGCCGCGTCGACCGCAAGATCGCCGAGCGCAGCCCGGACGGCAACGCCGTCTCGCTGGAGGAGCAGGCGCTGAAGGTGGCGGCGACCGACCAGGCGCATGGCCTGGCCGTCAATCTGCACCGCAGCTGGACCGGGCTGTTCCGCGCCGCCCTCGGCCGCGGCGGCTGA
- the fliE gene encoding flagellar hook-basal body complex protein FliE yields MSAPLPGANLALAAYRNTAGLASDAATPGNTAAAAGSFGAVLERAVEKVVETTRAADVASVQGLRGEVGATEVVLAVSRAELALQTTVAVRDRVVSAYQEVMRMSL; encoded by the coding sequence GTGAGCGCGCCGCTTCCGGGCGCGAATCTCGCGCTCGCCGCCTATCGCAACACCGCGGGCCTGGCCAGCGACGCGGCCACCCCCGGCAACACGGCGGCGGCCGCCGGCAGCTTCGGCGCCGTGCTGGAGCGCGCGGTGGAGAAGGTGGTGGAGACCACCCGCGCCGCCGATGTCGCCAGCGTGCAGGGCCTGCGCGGCGAGGTCGGCGCGACCGAGGTGGTGCTGGCCGTCTCGCGCGCCGAGCTCGCGCTGCAGACCACCGTCGCGGTGCGCGACCGGGTGGTGTCCGCCTACCAGGAAGTGATGCGGATGTCGCTCTGA
- the flgF gene encoding flagellar basal-body rod protein FlgF, translating to MDMPGYVVLSRLAAQQRATAALAMNIANADTPGYKSAQMVFGAHIERQTGVDAPRGGREVAFAQDRATWRDFTPGSLQATGNPLDLALGGEGFFAVQTPNGERYTRAGRFALSPEGGIVDIGGNPVLNEDGAPLVLPQNAQRIDITGDGQVRTEQGPVGRLRVVNFQDPQKLIAQGDRLFEAPAELPAQPVDAPRVVQGSVEGSNVQSIVELTRLTAEMREFQFASQFIETEGDRAKTAVERILKRPA from the coding sequence ATGGACATGCCCGGCTATGTCGTGCTCTCCCGCCTCGCCGCCCAGCAGCGCGCGACGGCGGCGCTGGCGATGAACATCGCCAATGCCGACACCCCCGGCTACAAATCCGCGCAGATGGTCTTCGGCGCCCATATCGAGCGCCAGACCGGCGTCGACGCGCCGCGCGGCGGCCGCGAGGTCGCCTTCGCCCAGGACCGCGCCACCTGGCGCGACTTCACTCCCGGCAGCCTGCAGGCCACCGGCAACCCGCTCGACCTGGCGCTGGGCGGCGAGGGCTTCTTCGCCGTGCAGACCCCGAATGGCGAGCGCTACACCCGCGCCGGCCGCTTCGCCCTCTCGCCCGAGGGCGGCATCGTCGACATCGGCGGCAACCCGGTGCTGAACGAGGATGGCGCGCCGCTGGTGCTGCCGCAGAACGCCCAGCGCATCGACATCACCGGCGATGGGCAGGTGCGCACCGAGCAGGGGCCCGTGGGCCGGCTGCGCGTGGTCAATTTCCAGGACCCGCAGAAGCTGATCGCCCAGGGCGACCGCCTGTTCGAGGCCCCGGCCGAGCTGCCGGCCCAGCCGGTCGACGCGCCGCGCGTCGTGCAGGGCTCGGTCGAGGGCAGCAATGTGCAGAGCATCGTCGAGCTGACGCGGCTCACCGCCGAGATGCGCGAATTCCAGTTCGCCAGCCAGTTCATCGAGACCGAGGGCGACCGGGCGAAGACCGCCGTCGAGCGCATCCTCAAGCGCCCCGCCTGA
- a CDS encoding flagellar basal body-associated FliL family protein, with product MSDGAGGGKPAPAKTASRGGRGKLLVLAAVALLLLIGGGAGGAWYFGVLPIPGLPSPSGAASAEAGPAVAPQRPPVYVEVPEIVTNLNTAARRQTFVKLRSRIEVALPEDIRAVEQAMPRLLDMFTTYLRETRPEELRGSAGTHRLREEMVARANIAVRPGAVTDVLFVEVVVQ from the coding sequence GTGAGCGACGGCGCAGGGGGCGGCAAGCCTGCCCCGGCAAAAACAGCTTCCAGGGGCGGGCGCGGCAAGCTGCTGGTGCTCGCCGCCGTGGCGTTGCTGCTGCTGATCGGCGGCGGCGCGGGCGGCGCGTGGTATTTCGGGGTCCTGCCGATTCCGGGGCTGCCTTCGCCCTCCGGCGCGGCCTCGGCCGAGGCGGGTCCGGCGGTGGCGCCGCAGCGCCCGCCGGTCTATGTCGAGGTGCCGGAGATCGTCACCAACCTCAACACCGCGGCGCGCCGGCAGACCTTCGTCAAGCTGCGCAGCCGCATCGAGGTGGCGCTGCCCGAGGACATCAGGGCGGTGGAGCAGGCCATGCCGCGGCTGCTCGACATGTTCACCACCTATCTGCGCGAGACGCGGCCCGAGGAGCTGCGCGGCAGCGCCGGCACCCACCGGCTGCGCGAGGAGATGGTGGCGCGCGCCAACATCGCCGTCCGCCCCGGCGCGGTGACCGATGTGCTGTTCGTCGAGGTGGTGGTGCAATGA
- a CDS encoding flagellar biosynthetic protein FliO, whose product MNWEWAMTALAALAAVLGMVVLAAQLARRLGLVPGLPAGGVPRRGAARRLAIIEALPLDNRRRLLLLRCDGQEMLLLTGGPQDMLLPALSGAPGRAEAP is encoded by the coding sequence ATGAACTGGGAATGGGCGATGACCGCCCTGGCCGCGCTGGCCGCGGTGCTGGGCATGGTGGTGCTGGCGGCGCAGCTGGCGCGCCGGCTGGGTCTGGTGCCCGGCCTGCCGGCCGGCGGTGTGCCGCGGCGCGGCGCCGCGCGGCGGCTGGCCATCATCGAGGCGCTGCCGCTCGACAATCGCCGCCGCCTGCTGCTGCTGCGCTGCGACGGGCAGGAGATGCTGCTGCTGACCGGCGGCCCGCAGGACATGCTGCTGCCGGCGCTCAGCGGGGCCCCGGGCCGCGCCGAGGCGCCATGA
- a CDS encoding MotE family protein yields MNVILGLRILLAMSALLGGVKGAALLGLLPDWPPSASAAASAPAAIPAAPPAPEPVAAPRAEAAPRLLRVASAGLTPARAAPPPPEPLAPAAAPQALPAAIEAPRWLAASPARPQPVTPPVGQAAPADPSPLEDGLAQALRSRREALDERERLLAMREAVVAAAEQRLQARLDQLAGLQARLEENERQTRLRDDAHWASLAKLYETMRPREAALVFNELDLPLLAQIVNRMREQKAAPVFGAMEPERVRALTAELARMRAARPGL; encoded by the coding sequence ATGAACGTGATTCTCGGCCTGCGCATCCTGCTGGCGATGTCCGCCCTGCTGGGCGGGGTGAAGGGCGCGGCGCTGCTCGGCCTGCTGCCGGACTGGCCGCCCTCGGCCAGCGCCGCCGCCAGCGCGCCCGCCGCCATTCCCGCCGCCCCGCCGGCGCCGGAGCCCGTCGCCGCGCCGCGCGCCGAGGCCGCGCCGCGGCTGCTGCGGGTGGCGAGCGCCGGGCTGACCCCGGCCCGCGCCGCGCCGCCGCCGCCCGAGCCGCTGGCGCCCGCCGCCGCGCCGCAGGCCTTGCCCGCCGCCATCGAGGCGCCGCGCTGGCTGGCCGCCAGCCCCGCCCGGCCGCAGCCGGTGACGCCGCCGGTGGGCCAGGCCGCGCCGGCCGATCCCTCGCCGCTGGAGGATGGGCTGGCCCAGGCGCTGCGCAGCCGGCGCGAGGCGCTGGACGAGCGCGAGCGGCTGCTGGCCATGCGCGAGGCGGTGGTGGCCGCCGCCGAGCAGCGGCTGCAGGCGCGCCTCGACCAGCTGGCCGGGCTGCAGGCGCGGCTGGAGGAGAATGAGCGCCAGACCCGGCTGCGCGACGACGCGCACTGGGCGAGTCTCGCCAAGCTGTACGAGACCATGCGCCCGCGCGAGGCGGCGCTGGTGTTCAACGAGCTCGATCTGCCGCTGCTGGCGCAGATCGTGAACCGCATGCGCGAGCAGAAGGCCGCCCCGGTCTTCGGCGCCATGGAGCCCGAGCGCGTCCGGGCGCTGACCGCCGAGCTGGCCCGCATGCGGGCCGCCCGGCCCGGACTTTGA
- a CDS encoding DUF6468 domain-containing protein produces MSLLEWGLQAALVLALFAALPMALRLERALTALRKDRAALAATVQGFTDATREAEAAIARLRAAAEGAGRGVAEQVAAANALREDLRYLSDRAEGLADRLDAGVRAARPAADGAPRAAAAAPATPRTRAEQDLLRALGHGRDQ; encoded by the coding sequence ATGAGCCTGCTGGAATGGGGGTTGCAGGCGGCGCTGGTGCTGGCGCTGTTCGCCGCCCTGCCGATGGCGCTGCGGCTGGAACGCGCGCTGACCGCGCTGCGCAAGGACCGCGCGGCGCTGGCCGCGACCGTGCAGGGCTTCACCGACGCGACGCGTGAGGCCGAGGCGGCGATCGCCCGGCTGCGCGCCGCCGCCGAGGGCGCCGGCCGCGGCGTCGCCGAGCAGGTGGCCGCCGCCAACGCGCTGCGCGAGGATCTGCGCTACCTCTCCGACCGCGCCGAGGGGCTGGCCGACCGGCTGGATGCCGGGGTGCGCGCCGCCCGCCCGGCCGCCGATGGCGCGCCGCGCGCCGCGGCCGCCGCCCCCGCCACGCCACGCACCCGCGCAGAGCAGGATCTGCTCCGCGCCCTGGGCCATGGACGCGACCAATGA
- a CDS encoding chemotaxis response regulator CheY: MTLDRNVKVLVVDDYKTMTRIIRNLLKQIDFHDADEAADGHEALAKLRSGNFGLVISDWNMQPMTGLDLLKEVRADARLKHLPFIMVTAESKTENVVAAKQAGVSNYIVKPFNAETLRDKIEKVMAHG, encoded by the coding sequence ATGACCCTGGATCGGAATGTCAAGGTTCTTGTCGTCGACGACTACAAGACGATGACGCGCATCATCCGCAACCTGCTGAAGCAGATCGACTTCCACGACGCCGACGAGGCGGCCGACGGGCATGAGGCGCTGGCCAAGCTGCGCAGCGGCAATTTCGGCCTGGTGATCAGCGACTGGAACATGCAGCCGATGACCGGCCTCGACCTGCTGAAGGAGGTGCGCGCCGATGCCCGGCTGAAGCACCTGCCCTTCATCATGGTCACCGCCGAGAGCAAGACCGAGAACGTCGTCGCCGCCAAGCAGGCCGGCGTCTCGAACTACATCGTCAAGCCTTTCAACGCCGAGACGCTGCGCGACAAGATCGAGAAGGTGATGGCGCATGGCTGA
- the flgA gene encoding flagellar basal body P-ring formation chaperone FlgA produces the protein MRLPGRPALARRRSPRLAPALLALALALPAGFFSVGTQAQMSPQAPGAANTAAATAATPGLVAHRPLAVIEGGTVTLGDLFENAGARAGDVLGPSPMPGRRFVVEAPQLAVIARDAGLPWQPAAGDERVVVERPGRPLSREEVEAVLRGELAKLGADPELDIDLVAYQPMLVPTGADPRLTLEGTEYDAASRRFQATLVVLADGVATLRQRLAGRSVAMRNVVVANRALRMGEVLGAQDVRAERLPAERLRPGLADSLDAVLGRRLGRPIAAGQPLPLSELSAQQAVRRDSVVQLVHEAAGLSLTTSGRALEDGALGATITILNLSNGAVLLGEVLAPGRVRALGPAPEPQTATARGPARR, from the coding sequence ATGCGCCTGCCCGGCCGCCCTGCCCTGGCCCGTCGCCGCAGCCCGCGCCTGGCGCCGGCGCTGCTGGCGCTCGCCCTCGCGCTACCGGCCGGCTTTTTTTCCGTGGGCACCCAGGCGCAGATGTCCCCGCAGGCGCCGGGTGCCGCGAACACGGCTGCCGCGACCGCTGCGACCCCCGGCCTGGTCGCGCACCGGCCGCTGGCGGTGATCGAGGGCGGCACCGTCACCCTGGGCGACCTGTTCGAGAATGCCGGGGCGCGCGCCGGCGACGTGCTCGGCCCCTCCCCCATGCCCGGCCGCCGCTTCGTGGTGGAGGCGCCGCAGCTGGCCGTCATCGCCCGCGATGCCGGCCTGCCCTGGCAGCCCGCCGCCGGCGATGAGCGGGTGGTGGTGGAGCGCCCGGGCCGCCCGCTCTCCCGCGAGGAGGTCGAGGCGGTGCTGCGCGGCGAGCTGGCCAAGCTCGGCGCCGATCCGGAGCTGGATATCGACCTCGTCGCCTACCAGCCCATGCTGGTGCCGACGGGGGCCGATCCGCGGCTGACGCTGGAGGGCACCGAATACGACGCCGCCAGCCGCCGCTTCCAGGCGACGCTGGTGGTGCTGGCCGATGGCGTGGCGACGCTGCGCCAGCGCCTGGCCGGCCGCAGCGTGGCGATGCGCAATGTCGTCGTCGCCAATCGCGCGCTGCGCATGGGCGAGGTGCTGGGCGCGCAGGATGTGCGCGCCGAGCGCCTGCCGGCCGAGCGGCTGCGCCCCGGCCTCGCCGATTCGCTCGACGCCGTGCTGGGCCGCCGCCTCGGCCGGCCGATCGCGGCGGGCCAGCCGCTGCCGCTGTCGGAGCTTTCCGCGCAGCAGGCGGTGCGCCGCGACAGCGTGGTGCAGCTGGTGCACGAGGCCGCCGGCCTGTCGCTGACCACCAGCGGCCGGGCGCTCGAGGATGGCGCGCTCGGCGCCACCATCACCATCCTGAACCTGTCCAACGGCGCCGTGCTGCTGGGCGAGGTGCTGGCGCCCGGCCGGGTGCGCGCCCTCGGCCCGGCGCCCGAGCCGCAGACCGCCACGGCGCGCGGCCCGGCGCGCCGTTGA
- the flgC gene encoding flagellar basal body rod protein FlgC yields MDLERALSVSASGMSAQSARLRVVAENVANRDSTGETPGAEPYRRKTVTFANRLDRALGAETVRVARIGTAAGNFPEHYDPQHPAADARGYVRTPNVDSMVEMMDMREAQRSYGANLSVLETTRAMIQRAIDLLRS; encoded by the coding sequence ATGGATCTCGAACGCGCGCTCAGCGTCTCCGCCTCCGGCATGTCGGCCCAGTCGGCCCGGCTGCGCGTGGTGGCCGAGAATGTCGCCAACCGCGACAGCACCGGCGAGACGCCGGGCGCCGAGCCCTATCGCCGCAAGACCGTCACCTTCGCCAACCGGCTCGACCGCGCGCTGGGTGCCGAGACGGTGCGGGTGGCGCGCATCGGCACCGCCGCCGGGAACTTCCCCGAGCATTACGACCCGCAGCACCCGGCCGCCGATGCGCGCGGCTATGTGCGCACGCCCAATGTCGATTCGATGGTGGAGATGATGGACATGCGCGAGGCCCAGCGCAGCTACGGCGCCAACCTCTCCGTGCTCGAGACCACCCGCGCCATGATCCAGCGCGCCATCGACCTGCTGCGCTCGTGA
- the flgH gene encoding flagellar basal body L-ring protein FlgH — protein sequence MNARPLTARAAPLGLLLLALAGCGNLERISEIGRGPQLAPIENPAQVAGLERSVAMPMPPAQAPLPETNSLWRPGSRTFLRDQRAAQVGDLVTVLVQITDRAELENTTARSRANNEDFGITRLLGMAARLPGGAGNLLETASNSGTEGTGSINRNETVTLRVAATVVQMLPNGNLVVAGRQQVRVNHELRELQVSGIIRSQDIGSDNTVRHDRLAEARIAYGGRGIISDVQQPRYGQQFLDLVLPF from the coding sequence ATGAACGCCCGCCCACTGACCGCCCGCGCCGCGCCGCTCGGCCTCCTCCTGCTGGCGCTGGCCGGCTGCGGCAATCTCGAGCGGATCTCCGAGATCGGCCGCGGCCCGCAGCTGGCGCCGATCGAGAACCCGGCCCAGGTGGCGGGGCTGGAGCGCAGCGTCGCCATGCCGATGCCGCCCGCCCAGGCGCCGCTGCCGGAGACCAACAGCCTGTGGCGCCCGGGCAGCCGCACCTTCCTGCGCGACCAGCGCGCGGCGCAGGTGGGCGACCTGGTGACGGTGCTGGTGCAGATCACCGACCGCGCCGAGCTCGAGAACACCACCGCCCGCAGCCGCGCCAACAACGAGGATTTCGGCATCACCCGGCTGCTCGGCATGGCCGCCCGCCTGCCCGGCGGCGCGGGCAACCTGCTGGAGACGGCGAGCAACAGCGGCACCGAGGGCACCGGCAGCATCAACCGCAACGAGACGGTGACGCTGCGGGTCGCCGCGACCGTCGTGCAGATGCTGCCCAATGGCAATCTGGTGGTGGCCGGCCGGCAGCAGGTGCGCGTCAACCACGAGCTGCGCGAGCTGCAGGTCAGCGGCATCATCCGCAGCCAGGATATCGGCAGCGACAACACGGTGCGGCATGACCGCCTGGCCGAGGCGCGCATCGCCTATGGCGGGCGCGGCATCATCTCCGACGTGCAGCAGCCGCGCTACGGCCAGCAATTCCTCGACCTCGTCCTGCCCTTCTGA
- the flgG gene encoding flagellar basal-body rod protein FlgG, translating to MRSLNIAGTGMMAQQTNVEVISNNIANMSTTAYKRRRAEFQDLLYENLRRTGSQSSDQGTVLPSGAQLGLGVRTAAIYRIGAQGDLSQTQNSFDLAIRGNGYFPVQMPTGETAYTRAGSFGLSDAGMIVTADGFQVGAGITIPAGARDVTINATGEVLVKIDGQAALQNVGQLQLGTFPNEGGLEAVGDNMFLETPASGGVTLGNPGAAGYGQVLQGYLETSNVNVVQEITSLITAQRAYEMNSKVITASDEMLSTLSRMRG from the coding sequence ATGCGCAGCCTGAACATCGCCGGCACCGGCATGATGGCCCAGCAGACCAATGTCGAGGTCATCTCGAACAACATCGCGAATATGAGCACGACGGCCTACAAGCGCCGCCGCGCCGAGTTCCAGGACCTGCTCTACGAGAATCTCCGCCGCACCGGCTCGCAGAGCTCCGACCAGGGCACCGTGCTGCCCTCCGGCGCGCAGCTCGGCCTCGGCGTGCGCACCGCGGCGATCTACCGCATCGGCGCCCAGGGCGACCTGTCGCAGACCCAGAACAGCTTCGACCTGGCGATCCGCGGCAATGGCTATTTCCCGGTGCAGATGCCGACCGGCGAGACCGCCTATACCCGCGCCGGCAGCTTCGGCCTGTCGGATGCCGGCATGATCGTCACCGCCGACGGCTTCCAGGTCGGCGCCGGCATCACCATCCCGGCCGGCGCGCGCGACGTCACCATCAACGCCACCGGCGAGGTGCTGGTGAAGATCGACGGCCAGGCGGCGCTGCAGAATGTCGGCCAGCTGCAGCTCGGCACCTTCCCGAACGAGGGCGGGCTGGAGGCGGTCGGCGACAACATGTTCCTCGAAACCCCGGCCTCCGGCGGCGTCACCCTCGGCAATCCGGGTGCCGCGGGCTATGGCCAGGTGCTGCAGGGCTATCTCGAGACCTCGAACGTCAATGTCGTGCAGGAGATCACCTCGCTGATCACCGCGCAGCGCGCCTATGAGATGAACTCCAAGGTCATCACGGCGAGCGACGAGATGCTCTCCACCCTGTCGCGGATGCGCGGCTGA